In one Pseudarthrobacter oxydans genomic region, the following are encoded:
- a CDS encoding MarR family transcriptional regulator, translating to MTSNLDPDARTSYRLITLAARLVQRRQDDALAHLGLTRAAVIALENLAAGPLNQEQLAEAIRVQSQTLGRVLIRLEGAGHITRTRQSTDRRQFKVELTESGAAALEAARRAEINAYPDDPSIGWKVLSEELAKFVSALPADREHGVVPFAATEHRTVRRPQGGRGSGLRGVDQPRP from the coding sequence ATGACCAGCAACCTTGATCCAGATGCCCGGACCAGCTATCGCCTGATTACGTTGGCAGCCCGGCTGGTGCAAAGGCGGCAGGACGATGCCTTGGCGCACTTGGGCCTGACACGGGCTGCCGTCATAGCTTTGGAAAATTTGGCCGCCGGGCCCCTTAACCAGGAGCAGCTCGCGGAGGCCATCCGCGTCCAGAGCCAGACCTTGGGACGCGTATTAATCCGGCTGGAGGGCGCCGGGCATATCACCAGGACCCGCCAGTCCACCGACCGCAGGCAGTTCAAAGTTGAATTAACGGAATCCGGCGCCGCGGCCCTGGAAGCTGCGCGCCGGGCGGAAATCAACGCATATCCGGATGATCCAAGTATTGGCTGGAAGGTCCTCAGCGAGGAACTGGCAAAGTTTGTGAGTGCCTTGCCTGCGGACCGGGAGCATGGCGTAGTCCCGTTTGCCGCCACTGAACACCGCACGGTGAGGCGGCCCCAAGGCGGCCGCGGCAGCGGCCTCCGCGGCGTGGACCAGCCCCGCCCCTGA
- a CDS encoding D-arabinono-1,4-lactone oxidase has product MKNWAGNLEYASSEVRQPSSVEELADIVAGARRVKALGSRHSFNRVGDTDGVHVLLDGLPREIELDPERRTVRVSGGVSYGTLCRSLEQSGVAIHNLASLPHISVAGAVQTGTHGSGVDNQSLAGAVEAIHLVRPSGEQASLSRADGDEFLAGVVGLGALGIITGLELSVGPSFRMRQRVLENLPWDRALANFPEIVSSAYSVSLFTDYAGGSISQVWLKALDSEPPLGKLFGATAARTPRHPLPDMSAENCTLQMDEPGQWLDRLPHFRHEFTPSKGEELQSEFILPLEHAPAAIEAVRGLAPKLAPLLFVSEIRTGAADEFWLSPFYRQQSVALHFTWKPLQPEVEAVLPELEEVLRPFGTRPHWGKLFSPAGHDWESLYPRFADFRSLASAHDPDGKFRNALLDSILGVPAASRR; this is encoded by the coding sequence ATGAAGAACTGGGCAGGGAACCTCGAGTACGCCTCATCGGAGGTCCGGCAGCCGTCGTCAGTGGAAGAACTGGCAGACATCGTGGCCGGGGCCCGCCGGGTCAAAGCCCTGGGGTCCCGCCACTCGTTCAACCGGGTTGGCGACACCGACGGCGTCCACGTGCTCCTGGACGGCCTGCCCCGGGAGATCGAACTGGACCCGGAGCGCCGGACCGTCCGTGTCAGCGGCGGGGTCAGCTACGGAACGCTGTGCCGCTCGCTGGAACAGTCCGGGGTGGCCATCCACAACCTGGCGTCCCTTCCGCATATCTCCGTGGCGGGTGCGGTCCAGACTGGAACGCACGGATCCGGGGTGGACAACCAGTCCTTGGCCGGTGCCGTCGAAGCGATCCACCTGGTGCGGCCCTCCGGTGAACAGGCGTCCCTCTCCCGCGCGGACGGCGACGAATTCCTGGCCGGCGTGGTGGGTCTCGGCGCCCTGGGCATCATCACCGGCCTGGAACTCAGCGTCGGGCCGAGCTTCCGCATGCGCCAGCGCGTCCTGGAGAACCTGCCATGGGACCGCGCGCTGGCCAACTTTCCGGAAATCGTGTCCAGCGCCTACAGCGTCAGCCTCTTCACGGACTACGCCGGCGGTTCCATCAGCCAGGTGTGGCTCAAGGCACTGGATTCGGAGCCGCCGCTGGGTAAGCTGTTCGGTGCCACAGCCGCCCGCACCCCCAGGCACCCGCTGCCGGACATGTCCGCCGAGAATTGCACGCTCCAGATGGACGAGCCGGGCCAGTGGCTGGACCGCCTGCCCCATTTCCGCCATGAGTTCACGCCCAGCAAGGGTGAGGAACTGCAAAGCGAATTCATCCTGCCCCTGGAGCACGCCCCGGCCGCCATCGAGGCGGTGCGGGGGCTCGCGCCCAAGCTCGCGCCGCTGCTGTTTGTCTCCGAGATCCGCACCGGTGCTGCCGATGAATTTTGGCTCAGCCCCTTCTACCGGCAGCAGAGCGTGGCCCTCCACTTCACGTGGAAGCCGCTGCAGCCTGAGGTGGAGGCGGTCCTGCCGGAACTTGAGGAAGTACTTCGGCCCTTCGGAACCCGACCGCACTGGGGCAAACTGTTCTCCCCGGCCGGCCATGACTGGGAGTCGCTCTATCCGCGTTTCGCCGACTTCCGCTCGCTGGCATCGGCCCACGATCCTGACGGGAAGTTCCGGAACGCGCTGCTGGACAGCATCCTCGGCGTTCCGGCGGCGAGCAGGCGCTAA